The following proteins come from a genomic window of Hydractinia symbiolongicarpus strain clone_291-10 chromosome 2, HSymV2.1, whole genome shotgun sequence:
- the LOC130630479 gene encoding uncharacterized protein LOC130630479, producing the protein MKLLKRWRPKKWKMFLAIVAVYAVFSCVLYFCLVKFLEKKNIQEMLFLDGFKSQIKDDILNLGADVDEIEFQDEQSINPPYLDLPHHNPAALPQAFTPEKQHSKSIIKQRKTKRKDPTCFVSHYRFNNDNKTDRYLFILGHYEQLGKTTVNLLHSGMLAAYMGRNLVIPLVRNSRFCGLRSGWTGPKRKQSREFIPMDNYFDMHSVEHLFREHVFTKQNSSMLSTLPEFYKACVTVGMTIIFFMYSGAKAESKRYMKLSEEEYIFVDNKMKENNGWTDCLFVEKKVQVTKRMNYTKVNSAFCIDPEIMQSRRALKELVHTHKCVIVFLWRGVGFQRTHFNITFPNSHEAYLSHLQSSHFIVKEVQQFLDSHVRGVRYLSIHIRSERQIIWYGVEKFKKCMKLVIKVVNILLDKKKIRHIFISSDLESHGSDSLSQVLNKTILNDTKQFYQNLVSSLNTVRYKADKRKGIIYNDAGFVALTEMEIMSRSSHLITLGAGTFQGWLVAMFKKYQNMHKRPWSLTRVCSVEIKNPYAQHKKVN; encoded by the exons ATGAAGTTGTTAAAAAGATGGAGGccaaaaaaatggaaaatgtttCTGGCCATAGTTGCAGTTTATGCTGTGTTCTcttgtgttttgtatttttgtttggtAAAGTTTCTTGAGAAGAAAAACATACAAGAGATGTTGTTTCTCGATGGATTTAAATCACAAATCAAAGATGATATCCTAAATTTAGGTGCTGATGTGGATGAAATCGAGTTTCAAG atgaGCAGAGTATAAATCCTCCATATCTTGATCTCCCGCATCATAATCCAGCTGCTTTACCCCAGGCCTTCACTCCAGAAAAACAACATTCAAAAAGCAtcataaaacaaagaaaaacgaaaagaaaGGATCCTACATGTTTTGTAAGTCACTATCGATTCAACAATGACAATAAAACAGATCGATATTTGTTCATATTGGGTCACTATGAACAGCTTGGAAAAACAACAGTGAATCTCTTGCATTCTGGAATGCTTGCAGCTTATATGGGTAGAAATCTTGTAATACCATTGGTAAGGAATTCACGTTTTTGTGGTTTACGCAGTGGCTGGACAGGCCCAAAAAGGAAACAGAGTCGTGAGTTCATACCAATGGATAATTATTTTGATATGCATTCTGTTGAACATCTTTTCCGAGAGCATGTTTTTACAAAGCAAAATTCAAGCATGCTTAGTACATTGCCTGAATTTTACAAGGCATGTGTTACAGTTGGAATgacgattattttttttatgtactcTGGTGCCAAAGCAGAAAGTAAACGATATATGAAACTATCTGAAGaggaatatatttttgttgataACAAAATGAAAGAAAACAATGGTTGGACAGACTGTTTATTTGTTGAGAAGAAAGTTCAAGTCACAAAACGGATGAATTACACCAAAGTAAACAGTGCCTTTTGTATTGATCCTGAAATCATGCAATCAAGAAGGGCATTAAAGGAGCTTGTTCATACCCACAAatgtgttattgtttttttgtggCGGGGAGTTGGTTTTCAACGGACACATTTCAATATTACTTTTCCAAACAGTCATGAAGCTTATTTGTCTCACTTGCAAAGTAGTCATTTCATTGTAAAAGAAGTACAGCAGTTTTTAGATTCTCATGTCCGTGGTGTTAGATATCTAAGCATTCATATACGTTCCGAACGGCAGATTATATGGTATGGTgttgagaaatttaaaaaatgcatgaAACTTGTTATCAAAGTTGTCAATATTTTATTAGATAAGAAGAAAAttagacatatttttatttcatctgATTTGGAAAGTCACGGTTCAGATTCTCTTTCacaagttttaaataaaaccaTATTAAATGATACCAAACAATTTTATCAAAACTTAGTCAGTTCGCTTAACACTGTCAGATATAAAGCTGATAAGAGAAAAGGAATTATTTACAACGATGCTGGTTTTGTTGCTTTAACTGAAATGGAGATTATGTCCCGTTCAAGTCATTTGATCACTTTAGGTGCTGGTACGTTTCAAGGATGGCTAGTAgccatgtttaaaaaataccaaaacatgCATAAGAGGCCATGGAGTTTGACAAGAGTATGTtcagttgaaataaaaaatcctTATGCAcaacataaaaaagtcaattaa